A genomic window from Nicotiana sylvestris chromosome 11, ASM39365v2, whole genome shotgun sequence includes:
- the LOC138881167 gene encoding uncharacterized protein: MDEVWKSRMDLLASEKETSKVELSSVENQLQVAKDKADKWSQLNDDLRAQLSSVVAEWDVLGMEYEALKSKLDTTSVDAEEMVAQYKADVEASKTRLKTKDEYVKWLSWRETLKEIHARGFDLSAKIKESKTLAIEAKELYEHEGVEGSKGSEGSDGSSDESSPDEDQA; encoded by the coding sequence ATGGATGAAGTATGGAAGAGCAGGATGGACCTGCTGGCTTCAGAGAAGGAAACTTCTAAGGTGGAGCTTTCATCGGTTGAGAACCAACTCCAGGTGGCAAAGGACAAAGCTGACAAGTGGTCTCAACTAAATGATGATCTTCGAGCACAGTTGAGCTCGGTTGTCGCAGAATGGGATGTCCTCGGAATGGAATATGAGGCGTTGAAGTCCAAATTGGACACAACCTCCGTTGATGCCGAGGAAATGGTGGCCCAATACAAGGCCGATGTGGAGGCATCCAAAACTCGCCTAAAGACAAAGGATGAATATGTGAAGTGGCTGTCCTGGAGAGAGACCCTCAAAGAGATCCACGCTCGAGGTTTTGATCTGTCGGCCAAGATCAAGGAATCCAAAACACTCGCGATCGAGGCAAAAGAGCTCTATGAGCATGAGGGTGTTGAAGGCTCTAAGGGATCCGAGGGCTCCGATGGTTCTAGCGATGAGTCGAGCCCCGATGAAGACCAGGCGTAG
- the LOC138881168 gene encoding uncharacterized protein, with translation MYKLLNEQHEGAIKDLQAEMEGSQKEASTLRWQHANFVEKVKVFEISNEELVMATNDQTSQVQQKIDRIDQLRAEINKVQAMSDRWKRKIDQLASEKETAQAQQASVEVQLMVLKDKANKRSRLNNELRAQLSSALAEQDALGNECEAIKAQLSTTSTDTEEMVV, from the coding sequence ATGTACAAGCTTCTCAACGAGCAGCACGAAGGAGCCATCAAGGACCTTCAAGCCGAGATGGAGGGGTCTCAAAAGGAGGCTTCGACCCTGAGGTGGCAACATGCTAATTTTGTCGAAAAGGTAAAGGTTTTTGAAATTAGCAATGAGGAATTAGTCATGGCAACTAACGACCAAACCTCGCAAGTTCAGCAGAAGATTGACCGGATCGACCAACTTCGAGCTGAAATAAATAAAGTCCAAGCCATGTCCGATAGGTGGAAGAGAAAAATAGACCAGTTGGCTTCGGAGAAGGAAACTGCCCAGGCACAGCAAGCGTCGGTAGAGGTTCAACTTATGGTATTAAAAGACAAAGCCAATAAGCGGTCCCGACTGAATAATGAACTCCGAGCGCAATTGAGCTCTGCTCTAGCAGAGCAGGATGCCCTCGGTAATGAATGTGAGGCTATAAAGGCTCAATTGAGTACAACCTCTACCGATACTGAAGAGATGGTGGTCTAG